In Pedobacter heparinus DSM 2366, the following are encoded in one genomic region:
- a CDS encoding Hsp20/alpha crystallin family protein: MTLVKFNNRTRNTAPYFNNVFDSLFSEALNKNLTINKVPGVNILESETDYKIELAAPGLTKEDFQINLKKDTLSVWAEKKTTETEEKKDYTRKEFDYYSFARSFVLPESVDGEKIAAEYVNGILNITIGKKDDSASATKEIKVS, translated from the coding sequence ATGACACTAGTAAAATTTAACAACAGAACCAGAAACACTGCACCATACTTTAACAATGTTTTCGACTCATTGTTTAGTGAAGCGTTAAATAAAAACTTAACTATAAATAAAGTACCTGGTGTAAATATCTTAGAATCAGAAACCGATTATAAAATTGAATTGGCTGCACCTGGTCTCACTAAAGAGGATTTTCAGATCAACTTGAAAAAAGATACCCTTTCGGTTTGGGCCGAGAAAAAAACAACCGAAACTGAAGAGAAAAAAGATTACACCAGAAAAGAATTTGACTATTACTCTTTCGCCAGATCCTTTGTACTGCCTGAAAGTGTAGATGGTGAAAAAATTGCGGCTGAATATGTAAATGGCATCTTAAACATTACTATAGGTAAAAAAGATGACTCTGCATCAGCTACTAAAGAAATAAAGGTTTCATAA